Within the Halichoerus grypus chromosome 2, mHalGry1.hap1.1, whole genome shotgun sequence genome, the region CCtctgtttctgtagatttgaCCGTTTGACTCCAGGCCCAGTGAACTAGGAGCACATCCCCTTTTGTTTTGCCTGGTAagatgtggggagagggggaggggagtccTAGCGGAAAACCAAAGCATTTCTTTCGCGGCCGGTTAACAGCGGCGTCTAGAGTCTCTGGCCGTAAGTGCAAGAATTTATGGACTAGCTTTCAATCGCTGTATTATAATTCATTAAAAGTGTGTCGTTACCGGGcgcttggggggctcagtcggttaagcggcggACTCtttgagctcagctcaggtctccatgTCGCtgccgtgagttcaagcccggcGTCGGGCTCCAGCGTGGGgcctacttaagaaaaacaaGGTGTGTACTCAGCGGGTGTCCCGGGCCGGCGGGAGCCGGGCGGGccgggcggtggcggcggcggcgggcgggggccgggCCTCGGAGCGGCGGGCGGGGGCAGGCCGGCGGGGGGTTATTTCCGAGCGCGCGGAGAGCGGCCCGAGACCCAGCCTGGGGTTAAGCGGCTTCTCCCGCCGAGGACGGAGAGTCGAGAACGGGCGGCTGGGCGTGAGACACCTGCCCTGAGCTCCAGAGCGTCGGCTCCCACAGACACCAGCAGAAGAGCGTGAGAACATGAAGTCCAATGCTGCCATCCAAGCCGCCATCGACCTGACAGCGGGCGCGGTCGGGGGCACGGCTTGTGTCCTGACCGGGCAGCCTTTCGACACAGTGAAAGTGAAGATGCAGACGTTCCCCGGCCTGTACAAGGGCCTCACCGACTGCTGCCTGAAAACGTACTCCCAAGTGGGCCTGCGGGGCTTCTACAAGGGAACCGGCCCTGCGCTGATGGCCTACGTCGCCGAGAACTCTGTCCTCTTCATGTGCTACGGCTTCTGCCAAGAGCTTGTGAGGAAAGTGGTTGGACTGGACACGCAGGCGAGGCTGAGTGATCTGCAGACGGCAGCTGCGGGTTCCTTCGCCTCCGCGTTTGCTGCGCTGGCCCTGTGCCCCACTGAGCTTGTCAAGTGCCGCCTGCAGACCATGTACGAAATGGAGATGTCCGGGAAAATAGCAAAACGCCAAAATACAATCTGGTCCGTCGTGAAGAGTATCCTTAGAAAGGAAGGCCCCTTGGGCTTCTACCAAGGACTCTCGAGCACTCTTCTTCAAGAAGTACCGGGCTATTTCTTCTTCTTCGGTGGCTATGAACTGAGTAGATCATTTTTTGCCTCAGGGAGATCAAAAGATGAACTAGGCCCTGTCCCTTTGATGTTAAGTGGTGGAATTGCTGGAATTTGTCTTTGGCTTGTCATCTACCCAGTGGATTGTATCAAATCCAGAATTCAGGTTCTTTCCATGTCTGGAAAACAGGCTGGATTTCTGGGAACTCTTATAAGTATTGTGAAAAATGAAGGAACAGCAGCCTTATATTCTGGACTGACCGCTACTATGATTCGAGCATTCCCTGCCAATGGGTCACTATTTTTGGCTTATGAATATAGCAGGAGAGTGATGATGAGCCAGGTTGAAGCATACTGAAGTGTCTTGGTGAACTGGATCCAAGTAAAGGCCTTAGAGGACTACAGTTTATCTCAGGTTTCATGGAGTCCTGGACCAATGTGGAGTTATTTTTTACTTCATGGGAATTTTTTGTCTTCCCTTCTTCTACTCTAAACTTCACAGAAGAACTTCTATTTTACATCATATGATTTCTACCCATAATTGTATTAAAACAAAGATGGCTGCTCTTGTGTTTGGTGGGATATACATAGTGAGCGGGTGGCCTATGACCCTGATCTGAAATGGCAAATATAGTTATATCACGGCTTTGGTATAAAGCTGTACATGTACATGCAGTTTAGTCGGTTACCTGTCGTGAGTAAAACAGTTTGGTTTCATGTTTAATCTCGTATCACCAGAAAGAGTTAACCGTGTTTCGTGAAGATGGTCATAAATGATGGCTTAACCCATTTGAGATGTAGGGTCTCTTTAAAACTCTACTTAACATGTTCACTATACTAGgcaattaaagtttttaaaaagtttttgtgtGGTGCTTGAAACCCCACATACCCATCTAGATTTTTAAGAGGACAATATACCTGCATACTGGTGTGACTTCCACATTCTTGAGTTACAATTTCGGAATAAGTGTCCTGCATTTTCccaagatgctctctctccctctctctctctctctctctctatatatatatttagatatatatgtgtttgttttttattttttattttttttactatgttcagttagccaacatatagtacatcattagtttttggtgtagtgttcaacgattcatgggttgtgaataacacccagtgctcatcacaacacatgccctccttaatacccatcacccagttaccccgtcctcccgcccccctcccttctgtaaccctgtttgtttcccagagtccagagtctctcattgtttgtctccctctctgatttcttcccattcagttttctctcccttcacctgtggtcctctgcgctattccttaggttccacatatgagtgaaaccgtatgatagttgactttctctgcttgacttatttcatttagcataatccccttcagttccatccatgtcgatgcaaatggtaggtattcatcctttccaaTGGCTAcgtatatgttcatatatatatttagatatagatatatatttagaaaGCATCTTTTGagggttttatttaaattcaagttagttaacgtattgtgtattattaatttcaggatAGATTCATAGTTCAAGATGCTCTATTCTTATTGGCATTCATTTTCAAAGTGGGATCAAATGCTGCACTCTTAGTTAGGTGTGGCCTACAGCAGCAGGCCTGTGGGAAGTAGCACAGCCTTCATCTGCACAactttccctcttctcccctctccaaaAGCTTCCCCTCtgctgggctttatttttttttttaagattttttatttattcatttaagagagagagcatgagtgagggaaGGAGCAGGCATGAGGGTCAttggcggagggagaagcagactccccaccaagcagggagcctgacatgggctcgatctcaggaccctaggatcatgacctgagccgaaggtagatgctcaaccaactgagccccccaggtacccCATCTACTGGGCTTTAGATTGAGGAATGGACAAATGGGATGAGGCTGTTGATGCATTTTGGATTATTCATTGTCCTCTCTGCCACTCACCAGTCAGAAACCCTTCCAGGGCAACATAAAGTGCCAAAGCCAAGGGAACTTTTGTTCATTGTTTGGTGGTCAATGACAGTACTCAGAGATGACGTGCTCTCCTCTCAGGCAGAACTAGACAGAACTTAGTACTTGCACTCCACAGTGAATAGGGCTGACCTACCCTGAAATTTACCTCAGGGTCTATAACTCCTTGTCATTCTTTTACAATGTTTGAACCTTCTAAATTTGGTATTGGCCATCAGGGAGTTTTACTGATGACTGCATATGAGGTGTGAATTTATAAAGCAATGAAACATAAGCAAAGCAATTTTATTAAACCATATCACATGTGTTAATCACTGAagacaaaaacccagaaaacaaaaacaaaaaagccctaGTTCGTCTGATCCCCACAGACTTGGAGATGAATACCTGTTCTTTGGCCATATGGTATAGACAGTCATTCTTGTTACAACTAAAGTAAGCCTCGTTATTCCTTGCTGCTCCAAGACCAGCAGaatttctctcaaaaaaagtgTTCTTAAGAAGCCTGTAAAGCTGAAAGCAAGCAGGCTACCAGTCTTAATAATAGTCTCCACCATGTGTGTCTATCACCTTTGGAAATCTTGTGTGGAATCTCCAGTTTCCTTTAGCTTTTTGCTATCCATGAAGCTTCTGGGGTAACTCTAGCCATAGAGCCAGAAACAAGAGGGTCAGAGAAACGAGATGCTGACAAATGGGGATTGTGGCAGGCATCTGGGGAAAGGAGGCTCGTGTTGTGCTTTGTGTGCTCAAGAGCAATGGCTGCTCTTCcatctgctttttctttaaaagaaaaccatttttctaCTTTACTTTTAAGTTACTtatacatttgttctttttttaaagatttatttattttagagagcacatgcatgagcacaagcgggggcggggggggggggaaggggcagagagagggagagagaatagaaaatcctcaagtagactcctcattgagcaaggagcctgacacagggctcgatcccaggacactgagatcataacctgagccaaaatcaagagttggccgcccagccgactgagccacccaggtgcccctgttctatAAATTTCATACTTAAATGGTCA harbors:
- the LOC118555458 gene encoding mitochondrial ornithine transporter 2, which produces MKSNAAIQAAIDLTAGAVGGTACVLTGQPFDTVKVKMQTFPGLYKGLTDCCLKTYSQVGLRGFYKGTGPALMAYVAENSVLFMCYGFCQELVRKVVGLDTQARLSDLQTAAAGSFASAFAALALCPTELVKCRLQTMYEMEMSGKIAKRQNTIWSVVKSILRKEGPLGFYQGLSSTLLQEVPGYFFFFGGYELSRSFFASGRSKDELGPVPLMLSGGIAGICLWLVIYPVDCIKSRIQVLSMSGKQAGFLGTLISIVKNEGTAALYSGLTATMIRAFPANGSLFLAYEYSRRVMMSQVEAY